One segment of Bradyrhizobium sp. CB2312 DNA contains the following:
- a CDS encoding L,D-transpeptidase, protein MGKRAKRGKAETLALPMAARVAIGAVAVAALGYGLLSGSASNQPMQKPPATQARASSTPVYVATPVHAPAPAPAPLPASAPLVEPPKAADGPGALVRQVVDYASHQAPGTVIIDTGNTFLYFVLNDRQAMRYGIGVGREGFTWSGEQTVARKAEWPDWHPPTEMIGRQPYLPRFMAGGPGNPLGARAMYLGETEYRIHGTNNPDTIGKRVSSGCIRLTNDDVVDLYERVKVGAKVIVLPATAARRPSQGAPTDAAFRLPDPASPKRPLAANAQMLSSGPRIAEAQ, encoded by the coding sequence ATGGGTAAGCGGGCCAAACGTGGAAAGGCGGAGACGCTTGCACTGCCAATGGCCGCAAGAGTTGCGATTGGTGCCGTGGCCGTCGCCGCATTGGGGTACGGCTTGCTGTCTGGCTCGGCGAGCAATCAGCCGATGCAGAAGCCGCCCGCGACCCAAGCCAGGGCGTCGTCAACGCCGGTTTATGTGGCAACTCCAGTTCATGCGCCGGCCCCGGCCCCAGCCCCGCTTCCGGCCTCGGCGCCTCTGGTCGAGCCGCCAAAAGCCGCTGACGGTCCCGGAGCATTGGTCCGCCAGGTGGTTGACTACGCCAGCCACCAGGCGCCGGGCACCGTGATCATCGATACCGGAAACACATTCCTCTATTTCGTCCTGAACGACAGGCAGGCGATGCGCTACGGCATCGGTGTCGGCCGCGAGGGTTTCACATGGTCCGGTGAGCAGACTGTGGCCCGTAAAGCAGAATGGCCGGATTGGCATCCGCCCACGGAGATGATCGGGCGTCAGCCTTATCTGCCGCGGTTCATGGCAGGCGGTCCCGGCAACCCGCTCGGCGCCCGGGCGATGTATCTGGGCGAGACCGAATATCGCATTCACGGCACCAACAACCCCGATACGATCGGGAAGCGGGTGTCGTCCGGCTGTATCCGACTGACCAATGACGACGTCGTAGACCTCTATGAGCGGGTGAAAGTCGGAGCGAAGGTGATCGTGCTTCCGGCAACCGCAGCCCGCCGGCCTTCCCAGGGCGCGCCGACCGACGCCGCGTTCCGGTTGCCGGACCCGGCATCGCCGAAGCGGCCCTTGGCGGCCAACGCGCAGATGCTGTCATCCGGACCGAGGATCGCCGAGGCCCAGTAA
- a CDS encoding acyltransferase, whose product MRGIAALSVVCGHAISARPDMVGSRLAEGALTILASGVDIFFVISGFIIAITATTQDNPLDFVFRRAIRIYPVYWFVLLAALISSCWIDLSPEKRPALDLGLIFAWTYPNWYLAPAWSLAFELHFYAAVALILAIKPNRLFELLFAALGVVIVALVLHLQIGIYSHPMVLEFGAGVSIASLARNGGLRFSRRLLTISAGLFVAGWYWIFVHGSTDPQFARVLTYGLGAGLLIHAVIAAEIEGRSFSPVLQWLGKISYSLYVVHYLLVNGIADLSGLWRLSTVGTIIASILLSIGFASALHVVIEAPILDWGRKLSLMHSNRSTPDRCHKEPRQHDRLR is encoded by the coding sequence ATGCGCGGCATTGCTGCGCTGTCGGTGGTCTGCGGACATGCAATCAGTGCGCGACCCGATATGGTCGGGTCGAGGCTCGCCGAGGGCGCACTGACCATTCTTGCGAGCGGCGTCGATATCTTCTTCGTGATTTCCGGCTTCATCATCGCAATCACTGCGACGACACAAGACAACCCGCTGGATTTCGTTTTCAGACGAGCCATTCGGATTTATCCGGTCTACTGGTTCGTGTTGCTGGCGGCGTTGATCAGTTCCTGTTGGATCGATCTGTCGCCGGAGAAGCGCCCGGCGCTTGACCTCGGACTCATCTTCGCGTGGACATATCCCAACTGGTACCTCGCGCCAGCATGGTCACTTGCTTTCGAGCTGCACTTCTATGCCGCGGTCGCGCTCATCCTGGCGATCAAGCCGAACCGACTATTCGAGCTCTTGTTCGCGGCGCTCGGCGTGGTCATCGTTGCTCTCGTCCTCCACCTGCAGATTGGAATCTACTCCCATCCAATGGTGCTGGAATTCGGCGCCGGAGTTAGCATCGCCTCTCTCGCGAGAAACGGCGGATTGCGATTTTCGCGCCGTCTTCTAACCATATCTGCGGGCCTGTTCGTGGCCGGCTGGTACTGGATCTTCGTGCACGGATCGACCGATCCACAATTCGCACGCGTCCTGACCTATGGCCTTGGCGCAGGATTGCTCATCCATGCCGTGATAGCTGCCGAGATCGAAGGGCGATCCTTCTCGCCGGTCTTGCAATGGCTCGGGAAGATTTCGTACTCGCTGTATGTCGTCCATTACCTGCTGGTGAATGGGATCGCCGACCTTTCCGGGTTGTGGCGACTATCCACCGTCGGGACAATCATCGCCAGCATTCTGCTTTCCATCGGTTTCGCGTCCGCCTTGCACGTCGTCATTGAAGCGCCGATCCTCGATTGGGGACGCAAGTTGAGTCTGATGCACAGTAACCGGTCGACGCCCGACCGGTGCCATAAAGAGCCCCGCCAGCATGATCGTCTGCGCTAG
- a CDS encoding helix-turn-helix transcriptional regulator — protein sequence MRSHGAGSGLAAGDVTSAVLAIGRPDFPKVLIDTLRRQAGVGHCMVFALTRAGAASCLLDAGNIPTGADLGAAYAGQFHESDPNRDALFEGEGGAPIMLPAFAPRMYSARYRKIFFNDSDIVDKCATAIWTGDTCFYVNFYRITSQGRFGDAERARLQAIAPAIGASVARHFQQAATPDQNLAALFATRAPLCALTPREQEVCRHILLGFSSEAISQGLGISLHSTLTYRKRAYERLGISSQNELFAIVLRLLAGPHGLN from the coding sequence ATGCGATCCCATGGGGCAGGCTCAGGCTTGGCGGCGGGTGACGTCACGTCCGCAGTGCTCGCCATCGGCCGCCCCGATTTCCCGAAGGTCCTGATCGACACGCTGCGCCGGCAGGCCGGAGTCGGCCATTGCATGGTGTTCGCGCTGACGCGTGCCGGCGCGGCGAGCTGTTTGCTCGATGCCGGCAACATCCCGACCGGCGCCGATCTCGGCGCGGCCTATGCCGGGCAATTCCACGAATCCGATCCCAATCGCGATGCGCTGTTCGAGGGCGAGGGCGGTGCGCCGATCATGCTGCCCGCGTTCGCGCCGCGCATGTACAGTGCGCGCTACCGAAAAATCTTCTTCAACGATTCCGACATCGTCGACAAATGCGCCACCGCGATCTGGACTGGCGACACCTGCTTCTACGTCAATTTCTACCGCATCACGTCCCAGGGCCGCTTCGGCGATGCCGAGCGTGCGCGGCTTCAGGCGATTGCGCCCGCGATCGGCGCCAGCGTCGCCCGTCATTTCCAGCAGGCCGCAACGCCGGACCAGAACCTCGCCGCGCTGTTCGCAACGCGCGCGCCGCTCTGCGCGCTGACGCCGCGCGAGCAGGAGGTCTGCCGCCATATCCTGCTCGGCTTCAGCTCCGAGGCGATCTCCCAAGGACTCGGCATCAGCCTGCATTCGACCCTGACCTACCGCAAGCGCGCCTATGAGCGGCTCGGCATCTCCTCGCAGAACGAACTGTTTGCGATCGTGCTGCGCCTGCTCGCGGGGCCTCACGGTCTGAACTGA
- a CDS encoding septal ring lytic transglycosylase RlpA family protein, producing MMSFRSSAAVCGALVALAVSVTVARGETRGVPSSTVVDAASGNAVVGAASMYNPFKPGKEEGGPSTASGERYNPSEWTAAIKTSLRRKFGGVLFGERPKYALVEAVGKKVIVKINDVGPLRPGRIIDFNERTMRHFDPSLERGVIQDVKVSPLSGDDWTPGPVG from the coding sequence ATGATGTCGTTCCGCTCGAGCGCCGCAGTTTGCGGCGCCCTGGTTGCGCTTGCCGTTTCTGTTACCGTTGCCCGGGGTGAAACGCGTGGGGTTCCTTCAAGCACCGTCGTTGATGCCGCTTCCGGAAATGCAGTCGTCGGCGCTGCATCCATGTACAATCCATTCAAGCCCGGCAAGGAGGAGGGCGGGCCGAGCACAGCTTCCGGCGAGCGCTATAATCCCTCGGAGTGGACCGCGGCCATCAAGACGAGTCTGCGCAGGAAATTTGGTGGGGTCCTATTTGGTGAGCGGCCGAAATACGCCCTCGTCGAGGCCGTCGGCAAGAAGGTCATCGTCAAGATCAACGACGTCGGACCACTCAGGCCCGGCCGCATCATCGACTTCAACGAGCGCACGATGCGGCACTTCGATCCAAGCCTCGAGCGCGGAGTCATCCAGGACGTCAAAGTCAGCCCGCTTTCAGGCGACGACTGGACACCGGGGCCGGTGGGCTGA
- a CDS encoding LLM class flavin-dependent oxidoreductase: MKFGIFYELQLPRPWGPGDELALYQNALSQMELADKLGYDHAWVVEHHFLEEYSHSPSPESFLAAASQRTKNIRLGHGILQLTTNHPARVAERVAVLDLLSNGRCEFGMGESASITELTPFGRDMETKKEVFEEAVAAIFPMFKDAGSEHYGKYFDIPLRNVVPKPVQKPHPPLWMACSQLPTIERAGRHGFGALGFQFVSADAAHAWVHAYYNAMTKRLHKLADYGINPNMALVSFFMCAKTDEEARARADGATFFQFALRFYGASQNRQRPAPYTVNMWDEYNKWKRDNPEAQEAALRGGLIGSPETIRKKLKRFQSSHIDQVILLNQAGKNSHEHICESLELFGREVMPEFQNDPAQAAWKQGVMSGEIKLEEIDTQAFTDRYGKLAINVAPAKAAAE, encoded by the coding sequence ATGAAGTTCGGCATCTTCTACGAGCTGCAGCTGCCGAGGCCCTGGGGCCCCGGGGACGAGCTCGCTCTCTACCAGAATGCGCTCTCGCAGATGGAACTCGCCGACAAGCTCGGCTACGACCATGCCTGGGTCGTCGAGCATCACTTCCTCGAAGAATACTCGCACTCGCCGTCGCCGGAATCCTTCCTCGCAGCTGCGAGCCAGCGCACCAAGAACATCCGCCTCGGCCACGGCATCCTCCAGCTCACCACCAACCATCCCGCGCGCGTCGCCGAACGCGTCGCGGTGCTCGATCTGCTCTCCAACGGCCGCTGCGAATTCGGCATGGGCGAGAGCGCGTCGATCACCGAGCTGACGCCGTTCGGCCGCGACATGGAGACCAAGAAGGAGGTGTTCGAGGAGGCCGTCGCCGCGATCTTCCCGATGTTCAAGGACGCAGGCAGCGAGCACTACGGCAAGTATTTCGACATCCCCTTGCGCAATGTCGTGCCGAAGCCGGTGCAGAAGCCGCATCCGCCGCTCTGGATGGCCTGCTCGCAATTGCCGACCATCGAGCGCGCCGGCCGTCACGGCTTTGGCGCGCTCGGCTTCCAGTTCGTCAGCGCCGATGCCGCGCATGCCTGGGTGCACGCCTACTACAACGCCATGACCAAGCGGCTGCACAAGCTTGCCGACTACGGCATCAATCCGAACATGGCGCTGGTCTCGTTCTTCATGTGCGCGAAGACCGACGAGGAAGCTCGTGCGCGCGCCGACGGCGCCACCTTCTTCCAGTTCGCGCTGCGCTTCTACGGCGCCTCGCAGAATCGCCAGCGTCCCGCGCCCTACACCGTCAACATGTGGGACGAGTACAACAAGTGGAAGCGCGACAACCCGGAAGCGCAGGAGGCTGCGCTGCGCGGCGGTCTGATCGGCTCGCCCGAGACGATCCGAAAGAAGCTGAAGCGCTTCCAGTCCTCGCATATCGATCAGGTCATTCTGCTGAATCAAGCGGGCAAGAACAGCCACGAGCACATCTGCGAATCGCTCGAGCTGTTCGGCCGCGAAGTGATGCCGGAATTCCAGAATGATCCTGCGCAGGCCGCGTGGAAGCAGGGCGTGATGAGCGGCGAGATCAAGCTGGAAGAGATCGACACGCAGGCTTTCACGGATCGCTACGGCAAGCTCGCGATCAATGTCGCACCAGCCAAGGCGGCGGCGGAATAG
- a CDS encoding acyltransferase family protein, whose protein sequence is MGVRTPDQSLITNAQAWIGFGTAFAAGWLLHRQIDLLRLIERRWLAHLLLAIVLILISFVLSGVMLSAPGAPKLPISFATLRHVSAVLYAPAIWIATFAVMGLALRFMSGFSPTRRYLADASYWLYLIHMPIVMALQLVLSQRDWPALVKFAIILVVAIPPMLASYHLMVRFTFIGAVLNGRRAEKRVLPRSGIATA, encoded by the coding sequence ATGGGTGTGAGGACGCCTGATCAATCGCTCATCACCAATGCGCAGGCCTGGATCGGCTTCGGCACCGCCTTCGCCGCCGGCTGGCTGCTGCATCGGCAGATCGACCTGCTGCGGCTCATCGAGCGGCGCTGGCTTGCGCACCTCCTGCTCGCGATCGTCCTGATCTTGATCAGCTTCGTGCTCTCAGGTGTGATGTTGTCTGCGCCGGGCGCGCCGAAATTGCCCATCAGTTTCGCGACACTCAGGCATGTCTCCGCCGTTCTCTACGCACCGGCGATATGGATTGCGACCTTCGCGGTCATGGGGCTCGCGCTTCGCTTCATGTCGGGCTTCAGCCCGACTCGGCGCTACCTCGCCGATGCCTCCTACTGGCTCTATCTGATCCACATGCCAATCGTGATGGCGCTCCAGCTCGTGCTGTCGCAACGCGACTGGCCCGCTTTGGTCAAGTTCGCGATCATTCTCGTCGTCGCGATTCCGCCGATGCTGGCGAGCTATCATCTGATGGTGCGCTTCACCTTCATCGGCGCGGTGCTGAATGGCCGCCGCGCGGAAAAGCGCGTTCTCCCGCGCAGCGGAATTGCGACTGCGTAG
- a CDS encoding acyltransferase family protein, which produces MPAVAPTSERLHALDALRGGALLLGIVLHATLSFVPATPRFWFIQDTHPSLLLGLLSFTIHVFRMTTFFLMAGFFARMSFHRRGTRGFVRDRLQRIGLPLVIGWPILFVPMSLIAIWASHFPNGGWSRSWPPVLPNFPLTHLWFIYVLLELYVAMLLLRGAFVWFDASGAWRAVIDRLFAGIMRSSAAPSFWRSRSASLSVSTNAGSM; this is translated from the coding sequence ATGCCCGCCGTCGCCCCGACATCAGAACGGCTCCACGCTCTCGATGCGCTCAGGGGCGGTGCGCTGTTGCTCGGCATCGTCCTGCACGCGACATTGTCGTTCGTGCCTGCCACGCCCCGGTTCTGGTTCATCCAGGACACCCATCCAAGCCTGCTCCTGGGCCTGTTGTCCTTCACCATCCACGTCTTCCGGATGACCACCTTCTTCCTGATGGCGGGTTTCTTCGCGCGCATGAGCTTTCATCGCCGGGGCACCAGGGGTTTTGTCCGGGACAGGCTGCAGAGGATTGGACTGCCGCTCGTGATCGGTTGGCCGATCCTGTTCGTCCCGATGAGTCTCATTGCGATCTGGGCGTCTCATTTCCCGAATGGCGGTTGGTCCCGCAGCTGGCCGCCGGTGCTGCCGAATTTCCCCCTGACCCATCTCTGGTTCATCTATGTGCTGCTCGAGCTCTATGTCGCCATGCTGCTGCTGCGCGGCGCATTTGTCTGGTTCGATGCATCAGGCGCGTGGCGCGCGGTGATTGATCGCCTCTTCGCAGGGATCATGAGAAGTTCGGCGGCCCCCTCGTTCTGGCGATCCCGATCGGCATCGCTTTCTGTCTCGACCAACGCTGGATCAATGTGA
- the napE gene encoding periplasmic nitrate reductase, NapE protein, whose amino-acid sequence MSAPDDTTSRVRRKRMEIFAFLFLTAVVMPVLAVGTVGSYGLGVWIYQMFAGPPGPPPSPH is encoded by the coding sequence ATGTCGGCCCCTGACGACACGACCTCGCGCGTGCGCCGTAAGCGCATGGAGATTTTCGCCTTCCTGTTCCTGACCGCGGTCGTGATGCCCGTCCTCGCGGTCGGAACGGTCGGCTCCTACGGCCTCGGCGTCTGGATCTACCAGATGTTCGCCGGTCCGCCCGGCCCGCCGCCCTCCCCGCATTGA
- a CDS encoding chaperone NapD, which translates to MAQTTLNRRALITGRVLSTERVISPPGCEIASIVVQARPERLSELAAEIAALPGCEIHGRDPRGKLVVVTEAPDAGSLGTLLNTIQSLRHVYSAALVFHAIETT; encoded by the coding sequence ATGGCCCAAACCACACTCAACCGCCGCGCATTGATCACCGGCCGGGTGCTCAGCACCGAGCGCGTCATCTCCCCGCCCGGCTGCGAGATCGCCAGCATCGTCGTGCAGGCGCGCCCCGAGCGCCTTTCCGAATTGGCAGCCGAGATCGCCGCACTTCCCGGCTGCGAAATTCACGGACGAGATCCGCGCGGAAAACTCGTCGTCGTGACCGAGGCGCCGGATGCCGGCAGCCTCGGCACCCTGCTCAACACCATCCAGTCGCTGCGCCACGTCTATTCCGCGGCGCTCGTCTTCCACGCCATCGAAACGACTTAA
- the napA gene encoding nitrate reductase catalytic subunit NapA, which yields MTSPKLDRRQMLKLEAAAIAAAAAGMPAPSLAANLVTERDNSELKWDKAACRFCGTGCSVMVATKDNRVVATHGDIKAEVNRGLNCVKGYFLSKIMYGHDRLTQPMLRKSGGKYDKNGDFTPVSWTEAFDIMEAKWKEAIKKRGPNGVAMFGSGQWTIWEGYAASKLFKAGFRTNNIDPNARHCMASAVAGMMRTFGIDEPAGCYDDIEATDAFVLWGSNMAEMHPILWTRLADRRLSAPHVRVAVLSTFEHRSFDLADIGMVFVPQTDLYILNAIANHIITTGRVNKDFVNAHTIFRRGQTDIGYGLRPEHPLQKKATGAAKANDSTEMSYDEFVKFVSDYTLEKAAKMSGVPLNRLEALAELYADPKTKVVSFWTMGFNQHTRGVWCNNLVYNIHLLTGKISSPGNSPFSLTGQPSACGTAREVGTFSHRLPADMVVTNKAHRDHAEHIWQLPEGTIPDKNGAHAVLQSRMLKDGLINAYWVQVNNNLQAGPNVNEETYPGFRNPDNFIVVSDAYPTVTALAADLILPTAMWVEKEGAYGNAERRTQFWHQLVNAPGEAKSDLWQLMEFSKRFKIEEVWPEELIAKKPEVRGKTLFDVLYKNGQVDKFPTSEIEEGYANEESKAFGFYVQKGLFEEYAQFGRGHGHDLAPFESYHKERGLRWPVVNGQETKWRFREGSDPYVKQGTDVQFYGYPDGKARIFALPFEPAAESPDNDYPYWLSTGRVLEHWHSGTMTRRVPELYKAFPEAVCFMHPDDAQDIKVRRGDEVKVVSRRGYIRARVETRGRDRPPKGLVFVPWFDESKLINKVTLDATDPISLQTDFKKCAVRIERVTQS from the coding sequence ATGACATCGCCGAAGCTCGACCGCCGCCAGATGCTGAAGCTGGAAGCCGCCGCCATCGCGGCCGCCGCTGCCGGCATGCCTGCGCCGTCGCTTGCCGCCAATCTCGTCACCGAGCGCGACAACAGCGAATTGAAATGGGACAAGGCCGCCTGCCGCTTCTGCGGCACCGGCTGCTCGGTGATGGTCGCGACCAAGGACAACCGCGTCGTCGCCACCCATGGCGACATCAAGGCCGAGGTCAATCGCGGCCTCAACTGCGTCAAGGGCTACTTCCTCTCCAAGATCATGTACGGCCATGACCGCCTGACGCAGCCGATGCTGCGCAAGAGCGGCGGCAAGTACGACAAGAACGGCGACTTCACGCCAGTGTCCTGGACCGAAGCCTTCGACATCATGGAGGCGAAGTGGAAGGAGGCGATCAAGAAGCGCGGGCCGAACGGCGTCGCCATGTTCGGCTCCGGCCAGTGGACGATCTGGGAGGGCTATGCGGCGTCAAAACTGTTCAAGGCCGGCTTCCGCACCAACAACATCGATCCCAATGCGCGGCACTGCATGGCCTCGGCCGTGGCCGGCATGATGCGGACCTTCGGCATCGACGAGCCGGCTGGCTGCTATGACGACATCGAGGCCACCGACGCGTTCGTGCTGTGGGGCTCCAACATGGCGGAGATGCACCCCATCCTGTGGACGCGCCTCGCCGACCGCCGGCTCTCCGCGCCGCATGTCCGCGTCGCCGTGCTCTCGACCTTCGAGCACCGCTCGTTCGACCTCGCCGACATCGGCATGGTGTTCGTGCCGCAGACCGATCTCTACATCCTCAACGCCATCGCCAACCACATCATCACGACCGGCCGCGTCAACAAGGATTTCGTCAACGCCCATACCATCTTCCGGCGCGGACAGACCGACATTGGTTATGGCCTGCGGCCCGAGCATCCGCTGCAGAAGAAGGCGACGGGCGCGGCGAAGGCCAACGACTCCACCGAGATGAGCTATGACGAGTTCGTCAAGTTCGTGTCGGACTACACGCTGGAGAAGGCGGCAAAGATGTCCGGCGTGCCGCTGAACCGGCTCGAGGCGCTCGCCGAGCTCTACGCCGATCCCAAGACAAAGGTGGTCTCGTTCTGGACCATGGGCTTCAACCAGCACACCCGCGGCGTCTGGTGCAACAACCTCGTCTACAACATCCACCTTCTGACCGGAAAGATCTCCTCGCCCGGCAACAGCCCGTTCTCGCTGACCGGCCAGCCCTCGGCCTGCGGCACCGCGCGCGAGGTCGGCACCTTCTCGCACCGCCTGCCCGCCGACATGGTCGTGACCAACAAGGCGCATCGCGATCACGCCGAGCACATTTGGCAGCTGCCCGAAGGCACCATCCCCGACAAGAACGGCGCCCATGCCGTGCTGCAGAGCCGGATGCTGAAGGACGGCCTGATCAATGCCTATTGGGTGCAGGTCAACAACAACCTGCAAGCCGGCCCCAACGTCAACGAGGAGACCTATCCGGGCTTCCGCAACCCCGACAATTTCATCGTGGTCTCGGACGCCTATCCGACCGTGACGGCGCTCGCCGCCGACCTGATCCTGCCGACCGCGATGTGGGTGGAGAAGGAAGGCGCCTATGGCAATGCCGAGCGCCGCACGCAGTTCTGGCACCAGCTCGTCAATGCGCCGGGCGAAGCCAAGTCCGACCTCTGGCAGCTCATGGAGTTCTCGAAACGCTTCAAGATCGAGGAGGTGTGGCCGGAGGAGCTGATCGCCAAGAAGCCGGAGGTTCGCGGCAAGACGCTGTTCGACGTGCTCTACAAAAATGGCCAGGTCGACAAGTTTCCAACCTCGGAGATCGAGGAAGGCTACGCCAACGAGGAATCCAAGGCGTTCGGCTTCTACGTGCAGAAGGGCCTGTTCGAGGAATACGCCCAGTTCGGCCGCGGCCACGGCCATGACCTCGCGCCGTTCGAGAGCTACCACAAAGAGCGCGGCCTGCGCTGGCCGGTGGTGAATGGCCAGGAAACGAAGTGGCGCTTCCGCGAGGGCAGCGATCCCTATGTCAAGCAGGGCACCGACGTGCAGTTCTACGGCTATCCCGACGGCAAGGCGCGCATCTTCGCGTTGCCTTTCGAGCCGGCGGCGGAATCGCCCGACAACGACTATCCGTACTGGCTCTCGACCGGCCGCGTGCTGGAGCACTGGCATTCCGGCACCATGACGCGCCGCGTGCCCGAGCTCTACAAGGCATTCCCGGAAGCGGTCTGCTTCATGCATCCTGACGACGCGCAGGACATAAAGGTGCGGCGGGGCGACGAGGTGAAGGTGGTCTCGCGCCGCGGCTACATCCGCGCCCGCGTCGAGACGCGTGGCCGCGACCGGCCGCCGAAGGGTCTCGTGTTCGTGCCGTGGTTCGACGAATCCAAGCTGATCAACAAGGTGACACTGGACGCCACCGATCCGATCTCGCTGCAAACCGACTTCAAGAAATGCGCCGTGCGCATCGAGCGGGTGACCCAGTCATGA
- a CDS encoding nitrate reductase cytochrome c-type subunit → MMKRFGIALLAVAIAAGASSLTAQTVTSGLRGPAPLNDEGPAPPMLPNRNTSERESRNYPEQPPVIPHTIDGYQIDLNGNKCLSCHARARTAESQAPMVSITHFMDRDGQFLASISPRRFFCTECHVPQNTATPPVSNDFTDIDTLLSRASPGGRR, encoded by the coding sequence ATGATGAAACGATTTGGCATAGCGCTGCTCGCGGTCGCGATCGCGGCCGGCGCGAGCTCGCTGACCGCGCAGACCGTGACGTCGGGCCTGCGCGGCCCGGCCCCGCTCAATGACGAGGGCCCGGCGCCGCCGATGCTGCCGAACCGCAACACGTCCGAGCGGGAGTCGCGCAACTATCCGGAGCAGCCGCCGGTCATTCCGCACACCATCGACGGCTACCAGATCGACCTCAACGGCAACAAATGCCTGTCCTGCCATGCGCGGGCGCGCACGGCGGAATCGCAGGCGCCGATGGTCTCGATCACGCATTTCATGGATCGCGACGGCCAGTTCCTGGCCTCGATCTCGCCGCGCCGCTTCTTCTGCACCGAATGCCACGTGCCGCAGAACACCGCGACGCCGCCTGTCAGCAACGATTTCACCGACATCGACACGCTGCTGTCGCGCGCAAGCCCGGGTGGCCGGCGATGA
- a CDS encoding NapC/NirT family cytochrome c, giving the protein MTTTADGPNEKLEQEKAKRGFIARSWDFALELWGVLTRPSTVFALGTLVLAGFIAGVIFWGGFNTALELTNTEKFCTGCHEMKDNVYAELKSTIHFTNRSGVRATCPDCHVPHNWTDKIARKMQASKEVWGKIFGTINTREKFLDHRLELAAHEWARFKANDSLECRNCHSADSMDITKQSPRASVAHQRFLFTGEKTCIDCHKGIAHHLPDMRGVPGWQ; this is encoded by the coding sequence ATGACGACGACTGCTGACGGGCCCAACGAAAAGCTGGAGCAGGAGAAGGCCAAGCGCGGCTTCATCGCGCGAAGCTGGGACTTCGCGCTCGAGCTTTGGGGCGTGCTGACGCGGCCGAGCACGGTGTTCGCATTGGGCACATTGGTGCTCGCCGGCTTCATAGCCGGCGTGATCTTCTGGGGCGGTTTCAACACCGCGCTGGAGCTCACCAACACCGAGAAATTCTGCACCGGCTGCCACGAGATGAAGGACAACGTGTACGCCGAGCTGAAGTCGACCATCCACTTCACCAACCGCTCCGGCGTGCGCGCCACCTGCCCCGATTGTCACGTGCCGCACAACTGGACCGACAAGATCGCGCGCAAGATGCAGGCCTCCAAGGAGGTCTGGGGCAAGATTTTTGGCACGATCAATACGCGCGAAAAATTCCTGGATCACCGGCTCGAGCTCGCCGCACATGAATGGGCGCGCTTCAAGGCCAACGATTCCCTGGAATGCCGCAACTGCCACAGCGCCGATTCCATGGACATCACCAAACAGTCGCCGCGGGCATCGGTCGCGCACCAGCGCTTCCTGTTCACCGGCGAGAAGACCTGCATCGATTGCCACAAGGGCATCGCGCACCACCTGCCCGACATGCGTGGCGTTCCCGGCTGGCAGTAG